The Synechocystis sp. PCC 6714 genome includes the window CGCTAATCCCCCCGCAATGGTACCCAGTACTCCCCCAGAAACCATGCCGGCGATCGCCATTGCTGAAGTTCCCGCTAGTATCAGCGGCCCTACACCAGGGATAATCAAACCCCCCAAACCCACCAGCAAACCAGCAAATCCCCCCACCGTCACTCCGGCGATCGCCCCATCCATTGCTTTTTCTCCCGCTTGATTATTTTGGGGATCCAAACTACCAATACTGCCCAAACGATTACTGGTATTGGCTCCAGCCATTTCAGTTTGTTGATGGATATCCAAACCAACCACCGAAACCTGCCCCATGGCAAAATTGTTTAGTCGTAATTCCTGCAAAGCGGCTTCGGTAATTTCGTAACTAGAAAAAGTACCAATTGCATGCTGTACTGACATAATTATTTCTCTCTGATATAAGGGAAAAACAATCATCAAGAAATAGGCTTCTCGATGATTAACCATACTTATTTATGGCATTCTTAAATGACAATCAACTTAGGACTTTAAGGGGTGTGAAAAGCAGTTAATTAATCAATGGCCTTTTTGACTGCATCTTTAGTGTCTTCAACGGCATGGCGAACACTAGCTTCTGCTTGTTTAGCCTTACCTTCTATTTGATCTTTTTTATCTCCAGTTAAATTACCAAGGCCTTCTTGGACTTTACCTTCAATATTTTTAGCAGTGGCTTTAGCTTTATCTTC containing:
- a CDS encoding CsbD family protein, with amino-acid sequence MSLEDKAKATAKNIEGKVQEGLGNLTGDKKDQIEGKAKQAEASVRHAVEDTKDAVKKAID